A single region of the Lonchura striata isolate bLonStr1 chromosome 19, bLonStr1.mat, whole genome shotgun sequence genome encodes:
- the LOC110474266 gene encoding sterile alpha motif domain-containing protein 9-like isoform X1, with amino-acid sequence MTLDKKVGRKLRKQNTNVSLNYHWNLNYKSEDLLFSPPLGFCSLTAGFLSPKTMDYKTLPVSEWVENHVKCWLESTGIKKEYVDKLYEEEVTGPALMELDESFLKDIGMKKGQIQILIHKRNELLQCQDNAQQAEDSSSKNPNRTDAQKGPAKASNAPAQGTASGGSSGAVGTTSSENTAPTSGKKQKRNKKSQLQSADEVLDLRNCRPFRSQDTDFKYVKDTVLAPESGVSDLIIPCHEYKSCNTAAELNKHQLQSKFASEVIRFASACMNIRTNGTIHFGVMDSVEDKGWKHGQIVGIKIKNREDFVDALDHYIEKCFCNNLQEIARKCIHPPVFIEVISKDSQEQRFVVEVDIEPTFSLVKSKCFEVYLPKYNENSQQVTLTKEPALYQRLGAKSESVQRNKLTPFIQAMPDRDAQRERAELSSTQESTEIAQDLGRKLSILLNDGKSYMDDSLRYILVTNRCEQENLNYIDFLMHLNLFCVFDFDEHSNVSGLYSKYKEHHETSSYFLQDFFKEIKTDNSPSQKLFDQTSWIFCNGRSDFLGDEEPCDENKWIRTKKKYLKKVITCICEEILPERSFIVLFLLLSPVQKPLVDTFQEFYTEMNGMEYIICIAESKENYRKWASLAQESCSIETLEQCSIVGMKLSHVDATIKSKLPSTAQPRHLPTSTGGVCTLPLREEEKLYSLEILCTDQCDDIKYNLWPEKQKQEIEQNFYRGGKIKWENLWLAENKLCGDIIEREACAEASKLLDGILRGSGRNYSVAKLKIFHHPGSGGSTIARQVLWKNRKRFRCAVIKTSYSHSTVCNHVLALRDYEEKEITHCFPVLLLLEDYDDEYFDDLQTDLVEAVGTRKMNTARPYFILICCRRCNDPERLCKASPLDTVAVSHKLTKSEKSLFNTKLVKLQQKYDEPEFILTFVLMCEEFNKTYVSDMVEHILQGIDTSSRDTCLMRYIALLNCYVPNSYISLSHCEAFLGLGAYTESKARVYDFKHHLSEQVRMIFIELRESTSYISSIRIIHCLVAKEILHQLSGNQSLSQLATNLLQEKVLFENRFGREEFLKFIRHLFIRRDKRSRGDNTDTLFSPFIEHVCEAEDCEKAIAVLKAAYEVFGKDAFFAQQLARLNYTNEKFEDAEYWAKVAKAHLPTDSFILDTEGQVYRKWFNFTVDKMTEDTPERITEKILLALEAIKCFRAAQQAAKEERESMNNAGYFGEVEVGCRLLRFLSTLPVFHGSPKGEHTELVKYLTTNYIPEDIKKPWEKLHSRLKGLQQNLYNALEWISEELSYFQTEKNQEKDDENDKEEQIHNPRKWLRRQSAVYAKFFISASLDDDSNNGPDTQLMRRMSIYGSGGGNVTNILSFLTDNKEKRSAEKLERILDFYPEKPLRKEDRLEDNDLINFILCHITLACLAPGSAKLLPLPILRELSLRFFKIKRPSRPFPSSAYFLLTLLYWPDEVLDKEPNPENDEILTLALQTLKRLYDIKMKNVSTRKKRIYTPFFLGKGYGLNKIVHKNKIEKLMMGSLDERRMKWLHGTVWSISEIRDKLKRVSGWTKDRNLFIRGHVKELRILPLHHESVPAGNENVTFYLGFSFNGLVAFNIEVENDPAIRRT; translated from the exons ATGACCTTGGACAAAAAGGTGGGGAGGAAGTTGAGAAAACAGAACACCAATGTCAGCTTGAACTATCACTGGAACCTGAACTATAAATCTGAAGacttacttttttccccccctctagGGTTTTGTTCATTAACAGCAGGATTTCTTTCACCAAAGACAATGG ATTACAAAACATTACCTGTGAGTGAATGGGTTGAGAACCATGTCAAATGTTGGCTGGAATCTACTGGAATCAAGAAGGAGTATGTAGATAAACTATATGAAGAAGAAGTGACAGGTCCAGCACTAATGGAACTGGATGAGTCTTTCCTCAAAGATATAGGAATGAAGAAAGGCCAAATCCAGATTTTAATCCACAAGAGAAATGAACTTTTGCAGTGCCAGGACAATGCACAGCAAGCTGAGGACTCCAGCAGCAAAAACCCCAACAGAACAGATGCACAGAAAGGCCCAGCCAAAGCCAGCAATGCCCCCGCTCAGGGCACGGCGAGTGGAGGCAGCTCAGGTGCTGTGGGTACAACCAGCAGCGAGAACACGGCTCCTACTTCTGGCAAgaagcaaaaaagaaacaagaaatccCAGCTTCAAAGTGCTGATGAAGTTTTAGACCTAAGAAACTGTCGGCCTTTTAGAAGTCAGGATACTGATTTCAAGTATGTGAAAGACACAGTTCTTGCTCCAGAATCAGGGGTCAGTGATTTAATCATTCCTTGCCATGAATACAAATCTTGTAACACTGCTGCAGAACTGAACAAACATCAACTGCAATCAAAATTTGCCTCTGAAGTGATACGATTTGCTTCGGCTTGCATGAACATTCGAACAAATGGCACCATCCATTTTGGTGTCATGGACAGTGTTGAGGACAAGGGCTGGAAACACGGACAGATCGTTGGCATAAAGATCAAAAACCGAGAAGACTTTGTTGATGCACTGGATCATTATATAGAGAAGTGCTTCTGCAATAATTTACAAGAAATTGCAAGGAAATGTATTCACCCACCTGTGTTTATCGAAGTGATTTCAAAAGACTCTCAGGAACAAAGATTTGTAGTGGAGGTTGACATTGAACCAACATTCAGCTTGGTAAAGAGTAAGTGTTTTGAAGTTTATTTGCCAAAATACAATGAAAACAGCCAGCAGGTGACCCTGACCAAAGAACCAGCTCTCTACCAGAGACTGGGAGCAAAGTCTGAATCTGTGCAGCGCAACAAGCTCACTCCTTTCATTCAAGCCATGCCAGACAGGGATGCTCAGAGAGAAAGAGCTGAGCTCTCCAGCACACAAGAATCTACAGAAATAGCTCAAGATTTAGGAAGAAAGTTATCAATTCTATTAAATGATGGCAAAAGCTACATGGATGATTCCCTACGGTACATCCTTGTCACAAACAGATGTGAACAGGAAAATCTGAACTACATCGACTTTTTAATGCACTTGAaccttttctgtgtctttgatTTTGATGAACATTCTAATGTGTCAGGACTGTACAGCAAATACAAAGAGCACCATGAAACAAGTTCTTATTTTTTACAGgattttttcaaagaaattaaGACTGATAATTCTCCCTCTCAGAAACTGTTTGATCAGACCAGCTGGATATTCTGCAATGGGCGGAGTGACTTCCTTGGGGATGAAGAGCCTTGTGATGAGAATAAGTGgattagaacaaaaaaaaaatacctgaagAAAGTAATTACTTGTATCTGTGAGGAAATTCTGCCAGAGCGCTCTTTCATTGTGCTTTTTCTATTGCTATCACCAGTGCAGAAACCACTTGTGGACACTTTTCAGGAATTCTATACAGAGATGAATGGCATGGAGTACATCATCTGCATTGCAGAATCCAAAGAAAATTACAGAAAGTGGGCCAGTCTAGCTCAGGAATCCTGCAGCATTGAGACACTAGAACAATGCAGTATTGTGGGTATGAAGCTCAGTCACGTAGATGCCACCATCAAATCAAAGCTGCCTTCTACAGCCCAACCCAGACACCTGCCAACTTCCACTGGAGGCGTGTGTACACTTCCCTTGCGGGAAGAAGAGAAACTGTATTCTCTAGAAATCCTTTGTACTGACCAATGTGATGATATCAAATATAATCTTTggcctgaaaaacaaaaacaagaaatagAACAAAATTTTTACCGCGGGGGAAAAATCAAGTGGGAAAACTTGTGGCTTGctgaaaacaaactctgtgGGGATATCATTGAACGTGAAGCATGCGCGGAGGCAAGCAAACTCTTGGATGGCATTTTACGAGGAAGTGGACGCAATTATTCTGTGGCTAAACTAAAGATATTTCACCATCCTGGGAGTGGTGGAAGCACAATAGCACGGCAAGTTCTGTGGAAAAACAGAAAGCGTTTTAGATGTGCTGTTATCAAGACCTCATATTCGCACTCAACTGTTTGTAATCATGTGCTCGCCCTTAGAGATTACGAAGAAAAGGAAATCACTCACTGTTTTCCTGTGCTGCTCTTGCTCGAAGATTATGATGATGAGTACTTTGATGACCTACAGACTGACTTAGTGGAGGCTGTAGGAACCAGGAAAATGAATACCGCCAGGCCTTATTTCATCCTCATATGCTGTAGACGATGCAATGATCCTGAAAGGCTTTGCAAGGCTTCACCACTGGACACAGTTGCAGTGAGTCACAAACTGACAAAGTCAGAGAAAAGTCTGTTTAACACCAAACTTGTAAAACTGCAGCAGAAGTATGATGAGCCAGAATTCATACTTACATTTGTGCTGATGTGTGAGGAGTTCAATAAAACGTATGTGTCTGACATGGTAGAGCACATACTGCAAGGCATTGACACGTCCTCTCGTGACACCTGCTTGATGCGTTACATTGCTCTGCTCAACTGCTATGTACCAAATTCATACATTTCACTGTCACACTGTGAGGCTtttctggggctgggggcatatacagagagtaaagcaagaGTATACGATTTCAAGCATCACTTGAGTGAACAAGTAAGAATGATTTTTATTGAGCTAAGGGAAAGTACCTCTTATATTTCATCTATTCGGATAATACATTGCCTGGTTGCAAAAGAAATTCTGCATCAGCTTTCAGGGAATCAATCGCTAAGTCAACTTGCAACGAATCTTCTTCAGGAAAAGGTACTCTTTGAAAACAGATTTGGACGAGAAGAATTCTTAAAGTTTATCAGACATCTGTTTATTCGACGTGATAAAAGAAGCAGGGGTGACAATACTGATACTCTCTTCTCCCCATTCATCGAACATGTCTGTGAAGCTGAAGACTGTGAAAAAGCCATTGCTGTTTTAAAAGCTGCATATGAAGTCTTTGGAAAAGATGCTTTTTTTGCCCAGCAGCTTGCCAGACTAAATTACACCAACGAAAAATTTGAAGATGCTGAATACTGGGCAAAGGTCGCAAAAGCACATTTGCCAACTGATTCTTTTATTTTGGATACAGAAGGTCAAGTCTACAGAAAATGGTTTAATTTCACCGTGGATAAAATGACAGAGGACACCCCTGAAAGGATCACTGAGAAAATATTGCTTGCTCTTGAAGCTATTAAATGCTTCAGAGCTGCACAACAAGCAGCAAAGGAAGAACGTGAAAGTATGAACAATGCTGGCTATTTTGGAGAAGTAGAAGTAGGTTGTCGCCTTCTTCGATTTTTGTCCACACTGCCTGTATTCCACGGAAGTCCAAAGGGAGAACATACTGAACTTGTGAAATATCTCACCACAAATTACATTCCTGAAGACATAAAAAAACCATGGGAAAAGCTTCATTCCCGCTTAAAAGGCTTGCAACAGAACCTGTACAATGCCCTGGAATGGATTTCAGAAGAACTAAGTTatttccaaacagaaaaaaaccaagagaAGGATGATGAAAATGATAAGGAAGAACAAATTCATAATCCCAGAAAATGGTTGAGAAGGCAGTCAGCAGTATACGCTAAATTCTTCATCTCAGCATCACTTGATGATGACAGCAACAATGGTCCTGACACTCAGCTCATGAGACGCATGAGTATTTATGGGAGTGGTGGAGGAAATGTCACCAATATTCTGTCATTCTTAACAGATAACAAAGAGAAGAGGTCAGCTGAAAAGCTAGAAAGGATCCTTGATTTCTATCCAGAAAAACCTCTGAGGAAGGAGGACAGGCTGGAGGACAATGATTTaatcaattttattttgtgcCACATCACATTAGCCTGCTTAGCACCAGGATCAGCCAAACTCCTTCCACTGCCAATTCTTCGTGAACTCAGTCTAAgattcttcaaaataaaaagacCATCAAGACCATTTCCATCAAGTGCCTATTTTCTGCTCACCTTGCTGTACTGGCCAGATGAAGTATTAGACAAAGAGCCTAATCCCGAGAATGATGAAATTTTAACTTTAGCCCTTCAAACCCTGAAACGCTTATATGacatcaaaatgaaaaatgtttctaccagaaagaaaagaatctACACccctttttttctgggaaagggTTATGGCTTAAATAAGATCgtgcacaaaaataaaattgaaaaattgaTGATGGGGTCCTTAGATGAGAGGAGAATGAAGTGGCTGCATGGAACTGTATGGAGTATTTCTGAAATTCGTGACAAGCTCAAAAGAGTTTCTGGCTGGACCAAGGACAGAAATTTATTTATACGAGGTCACGTAAAGGAACTCCGTATCTTGCCACTCCATCATGAATCAGTGCCTGctggaaatgaaaatgtgaCCTTTTATTTAGGCTTTTCATTTAATGGTCTTGTTGCTTTCAACATTGAGGTTGAAAATGATCCAGCCATCAGAAGAACCTAA
- the LOC110474266 gene encoding sterile alpha motif domain-containing protein 9-like isoform X2: MDYKTLPVSEWVENHVKCWLESTGIKKEYVDKLYEEEVTGPALMELDESFLKDIGMKKGQIQILIHKRNELLQCQDNAQQAEDSSSKNPNRTDAQKGPAKASNAPAQGTASGGSSGAVGTTSSENTAPTSGKKQKRNKKSQLQSADEVLDLRNCRPFRSQDTDFKYVKDTVLAPESGVSDLIIPCHEYKSCNTAAELNKHQLQSKFASEVIRFASACMNIRTNGTIHFGVMDSVEDKGWKHGQIVGIKIKNREDFVDALDHYIEKCFCNNLQEIARKCIHPPVFIEVISKDSQEQRFVVEVDIEPTFSLVKSKCFEVYLPKYNENSQQVTLTKEPALYQRLGAKSESVQRNKLTPFIQAMPDRDAQRERAELSSTQESTEIAQDLGRKLSILLNDGKSYMDDSLRYILVTNRCEQENLNYIDFLMHLNLFCVFDFDEHSNVSGLYSKYKEHHETSSYFLQDFFKEIKTDNSPSQKLFDQTSWIFCNGRSDFLGDEEPCDENKWIRTKKKYLKKVITCICEEILPERSFIVLFLLLSPVQKPLVDTFQEFYTEMNGMEYIICIAESKENYRKWASLAQESCSIETLEQCSIVGMKLSHVDATIKSKLPSTAQPRHLPTSTGGVCTLPLREEEKLYSLEILCTDQCDDIKYNLWPEKQKQEIEQNFYRGGKIKWENLWLAENKLCGDIIEREACAEASKLLDGILRGSGRNYSVAKLKIFHHPGSGGSTIARQVLWKNRKRFRCAVIKTSYSHSTVCNHVLALRDYEEKEITHCFPVLLLLEDYDDEYFDDLQTDLVEAVGTRKMNTARPYFILICCRRCNDPERLCKASPLDTVAVSHKLTKSEKSLFNTKLVKLQQKYDEPEFILTFVLMCEEFNKTYVSDMVEHILQGIDTSSRDTCLMRYIALLNCYVPNSYISLSHCEAFLGLGAYTESKARVYDFKHHLSEQVRMIFIELRESTSYISSIRIIHCLVAKEILHQLSGNQSLSQLATNLLQEKVLFENRFGREEFLKFIRHLFIRRDKRSRGDNTDTLFSPFIEHVCEAEDCEKAIAVLKAAYEVFGKDAFFAQQLARLNYTNEKFEDAEYWAKVAKAHLPTDSFILDTEGQVYRKWFNFTVDKMTEDTPERITEKILLALEAIKCFRAAQQAAKEERESMNNAGYFGEVEVGCRLLRFLSTLPVFHGSPKGEHTELVKYLTTNYIPEDIKKPWEKLHSRLKGLQQNLYNALEWISEELSYFQTEKNQEKDDENDKEEQIHNPRKWLRRQSAVYAKFFISASLDDDSNNGPDTQLMRRMSIYGSGGGNVTNILSFLTDNKEKRSAEKLERILDFYPEKPLRKEDRLEDNDLINFILCHITLACLAPGSAKLLPLPILRELSLRFFKIKRPSRPFPSSAYFLLTLLYWPDEVLDKEPNPENDEILTLALQTLKRLYDIKMKNVSTRKKRIYTPFFLGKGYGLNKIVHKNKIEKLMMGSLDERRMKWLHGTVWSISEIRDKLKRVSGWTKDRNLFIRGHVKELRILPLHHESVPAGNENVTFYLGFSFNGLVAFNIEVENDPAIRRT, encoded by the exons ATGG ATTACAAAACATTACCTGTGAGTGAATGGGTTGAGAACCATGTCAAATGTTGGCTGGAATCTACTGGAATCAAGAAGGAGTATGTAGATAAACTATATGAAGAAGAAGTGACAGGTCCAGCACTAATGGAACTGGATGAGTCTTTCCTCAAAGATATAGGAATGAAGAAAGGCCAAATCCAGATTTTAATCCACAAGAGAAATGAACTTTTGCAGTGCCAGGACAATGCACAGCAAGCTGAGGACTCCAGCAGCAAAAACCCCAACAGAACAGATGCACAGAAAGGCCCAGCCAAAGCCAGCAATGCCCCCGCTCAGGGCACGGCGAGTGGAGGCAGCTCAGGTGCTGTGGGTACAACCAGCAGCGAGAACACGGCTCCTACTTCTGGCAAgaagcaaaaaagaaacaagaaatccCAGCTTCAAAGTGCTGATGAAGTTTTAGACCTAAGAAACTGTCGGCCTTTTAGAAGTCAGGATACTGATTTCAAGTATGTGAAAGACACAGTTCTTGCTCCAGAATCAGGGGTCAGTGATTTAATCATTCCTTGCCATGAATACAAATCTTGTAACACTGCTGCAGAACTGAACAAACATCAACTGCAATCAAAATTTGCCTCTGAAGTGATACGATTTGCTTCGGCTTGCATGAACATTCGAACAAATGGCACCATCCATTTTGGTGTCATGGACAGTGTTGAGGACAAGGGCTGGAAACACGGACAGATCGTTGGCATAAAGATCAAAAACCGAGAAGACTTTGTTGATGCACTGGATCATTATATAGAGAAGTGCTTCTGCAATAATTTACAAGAAATTGCAAGGAAATGTATTCACCCACCTGTGTTTATCGAAGTGATTTCAAAAGACTCTCAGGAACAAAGATTTGTAGTGGAGGTTGACATTGAACCAACATTCAGCTTGGTAAAGAGTAAGTGTTTTGAAGTTTATTTGCCAAAATACAATGAAAACAGCCAGCAGGTGACCCTGACCAAAGAACCAGCTCTCTACCAGAGACTGGGAGCAAAGTCTGAATCTGTGCAGCGCAACAAGCTCACTCCTTTCATTCAAGCCATGCCAGACAGGGATGCTCAGAGAGAAAGAGCTGAGCTCTCCAGCACACAAGAATCTACAGAAATAGCTCAAGATTTAGGAAGAAAGTTATCAATTCTATTAAATGATGGCAAAAGCTACATGGATGATTCCCTACGGTACATCCTTGTCACAAACAGATGTGAACAGGAAAATCTGAACTACATCGACTTTTTAATGCACTTGAaccttttctgtgtctttgatTTTGATGAACATTCTAATGTGTCAGGACTGTACAGCAAATACAAAGAGCACCATGAAACAAGTTCTTATTTTTTACAGgattttttcaaagaaattaaGACTGATAATTCTCCCTCTCAGAAACTGTTTGATCAGACCAGCTGGATATTCTGCAATGGGCGGAGTGACTTCCTTGGGGATGAAGAGCCTTGTGATGAGAATAAGTGgattagaacaaaaaaaaaatacctgaagAAAGTAATTACTTGTATCTGTGAGGAAATTCTGCCAGAGCGCTCTTTCATTGTGCTTTTTCTATTGCTATCACCAGTGCAGAAACCACTTGTGGACACTTTTCAGGAATTCTATACAGAGATGAATGGCATGGAGTACATCATCTGCATTGCAGAATCCAAAGAAAATTACAGAAAGTGGGCCAGTCTAGCTCAGGAATCCTGCAGCATTGAGACACTAGAACAATGCAGTATTGTGGGTATGAAGCTCAGTCACGTAGATGCCACCATCAAATCAAAGCTGCCTTCTACAGCCCAACCCAGACACCTGCCAACTTCCACTGGAGGCGTGTGTACACTTCCCTTGCGGGAAGAAGAGAAACTGTATTCTCTAGAAATCCTTTGTACTGACCAATGTGATGATATCAAATATAATCTTTggcctgaaaaacaaaaacaagaaatagAACAAAATTTTTACCGCGGGGGAAAAATCAAGTGGGAAAACTTGTGGCTTGctgaaaacaaactctgtgGGGATATCATTGAACGTGAAGCATGCGCGGAGGCAAGCAAACTCTTGGATGGCATTTTACGAGGAAGTGGACGCAATTATTCTGTGGCTAAACTAAAGATATTTCACCATCCTGGGAGTGGTGGAAGCACAATAGCACGGCAAGTTCTGTGGAAAAACAGAAAGCGTTTTAGATGTGCTGTTATCAAGACCTCATATTCGCACTCAACTGTTTGTAATCATGTGCTCGCCCTTAGAGATTACGAAGAAAAGGAAATCACTCACTGTTTTCCTGTGCTGCTCTTGCTCGAAGATTATGATGATGAGTACTTTGATGACCTACAGACTGACTTAGTGGAGGCTGTAGGAACCAGGAAAATGAATACCGCCAGGCCTTATTTCATCCTCATATGCTGTAGACGATGCAATGATCCTGAAAGGCTTTGCAAGGCTTCACCACTGGACACAGTTGCAGTGAGTCACAAACTGACAAAGTCAGAGAAAAGTCTGTTTAACACCAAACTTGTAAAACTGCAGCAGAAGTATGATGAGCCAGAATTCATACTTACATTTGTGCTGATGTGTGAGGAGTTCAATAAAACGTATGTGTCTGACATGGTAGAGCACATACTGCAAGGCATTGACACGTCCTCTCGTGACACCTGCTTGATGCGTTACATTGCTCTGCTCAACTGCTATGTACCAAATTCATACATTTCACTGTCACACTGTGAGGCTtttctggggctgggggcatatacagagagtaaagcaagaGTATACGATTTCAAGCATCACTTGAGTGAACAAGTAAGAATGATTTTTATTGAGCTAAGGGAAAGTACCTCTTATATTTCATCTATTCGGATAATACATTGCCTGGTTGCAAAAGAAATTCTGCATCAGCTTTCAGGGAATCAATCGCTAAGTCAACTTGCAACGAATCTTCTTCAGGAAAAGGTACTCTTTGAAAACAGATTTGGACGAGAAGAATTCTTAAAGTTTATCAGACATCTGTTTATTCGACGTGATAAAAGAAGCAGGGGTGACAATACTGATACTCTCTTCTCCCCATTCATCGAACATGTCTGTGAAGCTGAAGACTGTGAAAAAGCCATTGCTGTTTTAAAAGCTGCATATGAAGTCTTTGGAAAAGATGCTTTTTTTGCCCAGCAGCTTGCCAGACTAAATTACACCAACGAAAAATTTGAAGATGCTGAATACTGGGCAAAGGTCGCAAAAGCACATTTGCCAACTGATTCTTTTATTTTGGATACAGAAGGTCAAGTCTACAGAAAATGGTTTAATTTCACCGTGGATAAAATGACAGAGGACACCCCTGAAAGGATCACTGAGAAAATATTGCTTGCTCTTGAAGCTATTAAATGCTTCAGAGCTGCACAACAAGCAGCAAAGGAAGAACGTGAAAGTATGAACAATGCTGGCTATTTTGGAGAAGTAGAAGTAGGTTGTCGCCTTCTTCGATTTTTGTCCACACTGCCTGTATTCCACGGAAGTCCAAAGGGAGAACATACTGAACTTGTGAAATATCTCACCACAAATTACATTCCTGAAGACATAAAAAAACCATGGGAAAAGCTTCATTCCCGCTTAAAAGGCTTGCAACAGAACCTGTACAATGCCCTGGAATGGATTTCAGAAGAACTAAGTTatttccaaacagaaaaaaaccaagagaAGGATGATGAAAATGATAAGGAAGAACAAATTCATAATCCCAGAAAATGGTTGAGAAGGCAGTCAGCAGTATACGCTAAATTCTTCATCTCAGCATCACTTGATGATGACAGCAACAATGGTCCTGACACTCAGCTCATGAGACGCATGAGTATTTATGGGAGTGGTGGAGGAAATGTCACCAATATTCTGTCATTCTTAACAGATAACAAAGAGAAGAGGTCAGCTGAAAAGCTAGAAAGGATCCTTGATTTCTATCCAGAAAAACCTCTGAGGAAGGAGGACAGGCTGGAGGACAATGATTTaatcaattttattttgtgcCACATCACATTAGCCTGCTTAGCACCAGGATCAGCCAAACTCCTTCCACTGCCAATTCTTCGTGAACTCAGTCTAAgattcttcaaaataaaaagacCATCAAGACCATTTCCATCAAGTGCCTATTTTCTGCTCACCTTGCTGTACTGGCCAGATGAAGTATTAGACAAAGAGCCTAATCCCGAGAATGATGAAATTTTAACTTTAGCCCTTCAAACCCTGAAACGCTTATATGacatcaaaatgaaaaatgtttctaccagaaagaaaagaatctACACccctttttttctgggaaagggTTATGGCTTAAATAAGATCgtgcacaaaaataaaattgaaaaattgaTGATGGGGTCCTTAGATGAGAGGAGAATGAAGTGGCTGCATGGAACTGTATGGAGTATTTCTGAAATTCGTGACAAGCTCAAAAGAGTTTCTGGCTGGACCAAGGACAGAAATTTATTTATACGAGGTCACGTAAAGGAACTCCGTATCTTGCCACTCCATCATGAATCAGTGCCTGctggaaatgaaaatgtgaCCTTTTATTTAGGCTTTTCATTTAATGGTCTTGTTGCTTTCAACATTGAGGTTGAAAATGATCCAGCCATCAGAAGAACCTAA